A portion of the Nomia melanderi isolate GNS246 chromosome 2, iyNomMela1, whole genome shotgun sequence genome contains these proteins:
- the LOC116433540 gene encoding uncharacterized protein LOC116433540 isoform X1 — MPKENKSTSRRNKRQSSDSDNRQQDATVTSERGSAKSGSKRYSPFQRESSRKDSRAEEQTVIMTSSDSLHSISGGIIESGIKYIMFPLHLLRFCLFGINSVSGKLTAPKKDQEATDSTTNSKEKETKEKKTSDKEDKYAKDDGTTDRRSKEDSKEHQGNSESGSHSKTENEELDERDSKKRRKSDDEEFKDACVRIEDDSDSSNDQWSSASSTMIMNMSLDHDNIDKCTTFSALEEPMDVSIEELIYEKPHTVTQSSRNGYSVENMFNSTPWFYGEEDSNLSVDEEIARIFQKQCTSSEEENSYSHSKTSSKRDKAKENNFLSHRKRNGSAGALDSKKPEEVDKERRRKTPSDIVYTKRKASQDYDRNEKHRDRKNDAKPREEKRSSRQEPSSKSKTKSSKSPVKHKESKRKDVKYKEIATQTDSAFSDDDVEMVPVDMKLLEKQFYCKSAAHRSHPNLYQNREMEHDLNYVADNEDSTDGLTRNTRLRISSCSTSSSSTDLGFDEQVSATPDADMRTGRWNGNAADTINPFRICSRAPPGFPELPQNPPLSYKPTDWEEFKLTSSINNYCTPTVPTSGTVPRAPSPMRHLYYDYPEFMDLPHIVKSSNISNNITSNYYR; from the exons ATgccgaaagaaaataaaagcacAAGCCGGAGAAACAAACGTCAGAGCTCCGATTCCGATAAC AGACAACAGGACGCCACGGTTACAAGCGAGCGAGGATCAGCGAAGTCTGGAAGCAAACGCTACAGTCCTTTTCAACGGGAATCGTCAAGGAAAGATTCAAGGGCCGAGGAACAGACGGTGATAATGACTTCGTCCGACAGCCTGCACTCGATAAGCGGCGGTATCATCGAAAGTGGCATCAAATACATTATGTTCCCGCTGCATCTCTTACGTTTCTGCTTGTTTGGGATCAATTCGGTGTCCGGGAAGCTTACAGCGCCTAAGAAGGACCAAGAAGCGACCGATTCGACGACAAATAGCAAGGAAAAGGAAACTAAGGAAAAAAAGACTAGCGACAAAGAAGATAAATATGCGAAAGACGACGGAACTACGGATAGAAGATCTAAGGAAGATTCTAAGGAGCATCAAGGAAACTCGGAGTCTGGTTCCCATTCGAAAACCGAAAACGAAGAGCTCGATGAAAGGGATTCGAAGAAGAGACGTAAAAGCGACGATGAAGAGTTCAAAGATGCGTGTGTTCGCATCGAAGATGATTCTGATTCTTCCAACGATCAATGGAGTAGCGCGAGCAGTACGATGATCATGAACATGTCGCTGGATCACGACAACATTGACAAATGTACGACGTTCTCTGCCTTGGAGGAACCGATGGATGTATCGATAGAAGAACTCATTTATGAGAAACCTCACACTGTGACACAATCGTCGCGGAACGGTTACTCCGTTGAGAATATGTTCAACAGTACACCGTGGTTCTACGGCGAGGAAGATAGCAACTTGTCGGTGGACGAAGAGATCGCAAGAATCTTTCAGAAACAGTGCACTTCGTCCGAGGAAGAGAACTCGTATTCCCACAGCAAAACATCTTCGAAGCGCGACAAAGCGAAggagaataattttctttcgcaCAGAAAAAGGAACGGTTCTGCCGGTGCGTTGGACTCGAAGAAGCCGGAAGAAGTTGACAAAGAACGGAGAAGGAAAACGCCTTCCGATATTGTTTATACGAAAAGAAAAGCGTCGCAGGATTACGACAGGAACGAGAAGCATAGGGACCGCAAGAATGATGCGAAACCGCGCGAAGAGAAACGTTCCTCCAGGCAGGAGCCTTCGAGTAAATCGAAAACGAAATCCTCGAAAAGCCCGGTCAAACATAAGGAGTCGAAACGGAAAGACGTCAAGTACAAGGAGATAGCTACTCAAACCGACAGTGCCTTTTCGGACGATGACGTTGAAATGGTCCCGGTTGATATGAAATTgcttgaaaaacaattttactgCAAGAGCGCGGCTCACCGATCGCATCCCAATCTCTATCAG AACAGGGAAATGGAGCACGACTTAAATTACGTGGCAGACAACGAGGATTCAACTGACGGATTGACGAGGAACACGCGTCTACGAATTTCATCATGCAGCACGTCATCCTCTTCCACGGACCTCGGTTTCGACGAACAGGTATCGGCGACTCCAGACGCGGATATGAGGACAGGGCGTTGGAATGGAAACGCAGCCGACACGATTAACCCTTTTCGAATATGCAGCCGTGCCCCGCCAGGTTTTCCTGAATTACCGCAGAATCCGCCGTTGTCTTATAAACCTACTGACTGGGAAGAATTTAAGTTAACATCctcgataaataattattgcacTCCAACCGTTCCAACGTCAGGTACAGTACCACGGGCTCCCTCGCCTATGAGACATCTGTATTACGATTATCCTGAATTCATGGATCTTCCTCATATTGttaaatcttcaaatatttcaaataatattacaagtaACTATTACCGGTGA
- the Sergef gene encoding secretion regulating guanine nucleotide exchange factor, which translates to MNYCLISWGANSHGQLGQGVRTEECLLPREVDLSGCSLESRKIVKITGGAGHTLILDNDGRVYSCGWNNKGQTGFPIGEESLSFREVEGKLKGKIVIDIACGWDCSAALTIEGTLFLWGSNCFGQLGKHPSTVQWTHEPLQVALDRIIKRVSIGLRHIALVTKDRKVLVAGSGNKGQLGLSHSREEEFFDAMHTFAEVPTLENVQDVTCGQRHTVAITNDGYLYAFGDNKHGQLGLDTDTCSKTSFPTRLPDVRFNSSVIIASGWSHSIALSGGQVFSWGRNTYGQLGSATPKSPSSSWKIVQVDGLADIAEISVGSEHNVALTEDGRILCWGWNEHGNCGTGHTTDVKVPKQLSYSSDFTAIRVGSGAGHSFAVIKKFR; encoded by the exons ATGAACTACTGCTTAATTTCATGG gGTGCTAATTCTCATGGTCAACTTGGACAAGGCGTTCGAACGGAGGAATGCCTTCTACCTCGTGAAGTCGATTTGTCCGGTTGTTCGTTGGAATCGCGAAAGATAGTTAAAATAACCGGTGGTGCTGGACACACGTTGATTTTAGATAATGACGGTCGCGTATATTCTTGCGGTTGGAACAATAAGGGGCAAACGGGTTTTCCGATTGGCGAGGAGTCACTGTCTTTCCGGGAAGTGGAAGGCAAATTGAAAGGCAAAATTGTCATTGATATCGCATGCGGCTGGGATTGTTCGGCTGCGTTAACAATAGAAGGCACCTTATTCTTATGGGGCTCGAATTGTTTCGGACAGTTGGGGAAACATCCGAGTACCGTTCAATGGACACACGAGCCCCTACAAGTTGCTCTCGATCGAATAATTAAACGAGTTTCCATAGGCTTAAGGCACATAGCTCTAGTAACGAAAGATCGTAAGGTTTTGGTGGCAGGCTCCGGCAATAAAGGACAATTAGGCTTGAGCCACTCAAGAGAGGAAGAATTTTTCGATGCGATGCACACCTTCGCGGAAG TTCCGACGCTAGAAAATGTGCAAGACGTTACTTGTGGCCAACGCCATACAGTGGCGATAACGAACGACGGATACCTTTATGCCTTCGGTGACAATAAGCACGGTCAGCTGGGATTGGATACCGATACCTGTTCGAAAACGTCTTTCCCGACAAGACTACCTGATGTTCGGTTTAATTCGTCGGTTATAATAGCAAGCGGGTGGTCGCACTCAATCGCATTGAGCG GTGGTCAAGTTTTTTCATGGGGGCGAAACACGTACGGACAATTAGGTTCCGCGACGCCTAAGAGTCCATCTTCTTCTTGGAAAATCGTGCAAGTCGACGGTCTCGCGGACATCGCAGAAATTTCAGTTGGCTCCGAACACAACGTTGCTTTAACTG AGGATGGAAGAATTTTATGTTGGGGGTGGAACGAGCATGGAAACTGTGGGACAGGTCATACAACGGATGTCAAGGTTCCGAAGCAGTTGTCATATTCGTCGGATTTCACGGCGATACGTGTTGGAAGCGGTGCAGGTCACTCGTTTGCCGTAATCAAAAAATTCCGATGA
- the LOC116433540 gene encoding uncharacterized protein LOC116433540 isoform X4 — translation MTSSDSLHSISGGIIESGIKYIMFPLHLLRFCLFGINSVSGKLTAPKKDQEATDSTTNSKEKETKEKKTSDKEDKYAKDDGTTDRRSKEDSKEHQGNSESGSHSKTENEELDERDSKKRRKSDDEEFKDACVRIEDDSDSSNDQWSSASSTMIMNMSLDHDNIDKCTTFSALEEPMDVSIEELIYEKPHTVTQSSRNGYSVENMFNSTPWFYGEEDSNLSVDEEIARIFQKQCTSSEEENSYSHSKTSSKRDKAKENNFLSHRKRNGSAGALDSKKPEEVDKERRRKTPSDIVYTKRKASQDYDRNEKHRDRKNDAKPREEKRSSRQEPSSKSKTKSSKSPVKHKESKRKDVKYKEIATQTDSAFSDDDVEMVPVDMKLLEKQFYCKSAAHRSHPNLYQNREMEHDLNYVADNEDSTDGLTRNTRLRISSCSTSSSSTDLGFDEQVSATPDADMRTGRWNGNAADTINPFRICSRAPPGFPELPQNPPLSYKPTDWEEFKLTSSINNYCTPTVPTSGTVPRAPSPMRHLYYDYPEFMDLPHIVKSSNISNNITSNYYR, via the exons ATGACTTCGTCCGACAGCCTGCACTCGATAAGCGGCGGTATCATCGAAAGTGGCATCAAATACATTATGTTCCCGCTGCATCTCTTACGTTTCTGCTTGTTTGGGATCAATTCGGTGTCCGGGAAGCTTACAGCGCCTAAGAAGGACCAAGAAGCGACCGATTCGACGACAAATAGCAAGGAAAAGGAAACTAAGGAAAAAAAGACTAGCGACAAAGAAGATAAATATGCGAAAGACGACGGAACTACGGATAGAAGATCTAAGGAAGATTCTAAGGAGCATCAAGGAAACTCGGAGTCTGGTTCCCATTCGAAAACCGAAAACGAAGAGCTCGATGAAAGGGATTCGAAGAAGAGACGTAAAAGCGACGATGAAGAGTTCAAAGATGCGTGTGTTCGCATCGAAGATGATTCTGATTCTTCCAACGATCAATGGAGTAGCGCGAGCAGTACGATGATCATGAACATGTCGCTGGATCACGACAACATTGACAAATGTACGACGTTCTCTGCCTTGGAGGAACCGATGGATGTATCGATAGAAGAACTCATTTATGAGAAACCTCACACTGTGACACAATCGTCGCGGAACGGTTACTCCGTTGAGAATATGTTCAACAGTACACCGTGGTTCTACGGCGAGGAAGATAGCAACTTGTCGGTGGACGAAGAGATCGCAAGAATCTTTCAGAAACAGTGCACTTCGTCCGAGGAAGAGAACTCGTATTCCCACAGCAAAACATCTTCGAAGCGCGACAAAGCGAAggagaataattttctttcgcaCAGAAAAAGGAACGGTTCTGCCGGTGCGTTGGACTCGAAGAAGCCGGAAGAAGTTGACAAAGAACGGAGAAGGAAAACGCCTTCCGATATTGTTTATACGAAAAGAAAAGCGTCGCAGGATTACGACAGGAACGAGAAGCATAGGGACCGCAAGAATGATGCGAAACCGCGCGAAGAGAAACGTTCCTCCAGGCAGGAGCCTTCGAGTAAATCGAAAACGAAATCCTCGAAAAGCCCGGTCAAACATAAGGAGTCGAAACGGAAAGACGTCAAGTACAAGGAGATAGCTACTCAAACCGACAGTGCCTTTTCGGACGATGACGTTGAAATGGTCCCGGTTGATATGAAATTgcttgaaaaacaattttactgCAAGAGCGCGGCTCACCGATCGCATCCCAATCTCTATCAG AACAGGGAAATGGAGCACGACTTAAATTACGTGGCAGACAACGAGGATTCAACTGACGGATTGACGAGGAACACGCGTCTACGAATTTCATCATGCAGCACGTCATCCTCTTCCACGGACCTCGGTTTCGACGAACAGGTATCGGCGACTCCAGACGCGGATATGAGGACAGGGCGTTGGAATGGAAACGCAGCCGACACGATTAACCCTTTTCGAATATGCAGCCGTGCCCCGCCAGGTTTTCCTGAATTACCGCAGAATCCGCCGTTGTCTTATAAACCTACTGACTGGGAAGAATTTAAGTTAACATCctcgataaataattattgcacTCCAACCGTTCCAACGTCAGGTACAGTACCACGGGCTCCCTCGCCTATGAGACATCTGTATTACGATTATCCTGAATTCATGGATCTTCCTCATATTGttaaatcttcaaatatttcaaataatattacaagtaACTATTACCGGTGA
- the Cdc23 gene encoding cell division cycle protein 23, protein MEESIKFDIKEVKTDLLRAIGECSQRGLLHTAKWLAELNYSLKDVKLNAHDITADLYLGDVSEEEDTYILAKCYFDSKEYDRAAYFTENCKTPKVRFLHIYSRYLSGETKKIHETPVVPPDPVKNDSLKLLCSDLRRDHIANKLDGFGLYLFGVTLKKLHLAREAMDVLVEATHKQPMHWGSWLELASLITDREKLENLCLPNHWIKHFFMAHMYLELQLIDEGLALYRELQSVGFEKNGYVRAQSAIAVHYRRDVDNAIETFERIIKEDPYCLDNMDTYSNLLYVREMRVELANLAHRATEIDKYRLETCCIVGNYYSLRGDHQKAVLYFHRALKMNPQYLSAWTLLGHEFMEMKNTNGAIHSYRQAIEVNRRDYRAWYGLGQTYEILKMSFYAIYYYKQAQLLRPHDSRMVLALGEAYEKQDKIQDALKCYYKACNVGDIEGMALLKLATLYEKLGEHYSAAAAYTEFVMDETRNADRADLSHAYKYLTQYHLKRDQLDQANHYARKCLQFDETKEEARTLLRTIAQKRVKVEETSMVIEDMNETDPVIEQGERTDATPGNQLSPMNLSFMPTP, encoded by the exons ATGGAGGAatctataaagtttgatattaaggAGGTTAAGACTGACCTTTTACGCGCGATAGGCGAATGTTCTCAACGAGGATTATTGCACACCGCAAAATG GTTAGCGGAACTGAATTATTCTTTGAAAGACGTTAAACTAAACGCCCACGATATCACCGCCGACTTGTACTTAGGAGATGTAAGTGAAGAGGAGGACACATACATTCTGGCAAAATGTTACTTTGACTCGAAGGAATATGATAGAGCAGCGTATTTCACAGAGAATTGTAAGACACCAAAAGTTAGGTTCCTGCACATATATTCTCGTTATTTGTCAggggaaacaaagaaaatacaTGAAACACCGGTGGTGCCTCCAGACCCTGTAAAAAACGatagtttgaaattattatgttctGATTTGAGGAGGGATCATATAGCAAATAAGTTAGATGGGTTTGGCCTATATCTTTTTGgtgttacattaaaaaaattacatctAGCAAGAGAAGCTATGGATGTGTTGGTTGAAGCAACACATAAGCAACCAATGCATTGGGGATCTTGGCTAGAATTGGCTTCATTAATAACAGACAGGGAGAAACTTGAGAACTTATGTTTACCCAATCATTGGATAAAGCACTTTTTTATGGCTCATATGTATTTAGAACTACAATTAATTGATGAAGGTTTAGCACTATATCGTGAACTACAGTCAGTGGGATTTGAGAAAAATGGTTATGTCCGTGCTCAATCAGCAATTGCAGTTCATTACAGAAGAG ATGTcgataatgctatagaaacatttGAAAGAATAATAAAGGAGGATCCTTATTGTTTAGATAATATGGATACATACTCTAATCTACTGTATGTAAGAGAAATGAGAGTTGAGCTTGCAAACTTGGCTCATAGAGCAACAGAGATAGACAAATATAGATTAGAAACATGTTGTATAGTAG GAAATTACTACAGTTTAAGAGGGGATCATCAGAAGGCAGTCCTATATTTCCATAGAGCACTGAAAATGAATCCTCAGTACCTCTCTGCTTGGACATTACTTGGTCATGAATTTATGGAGATGAAGAACACCAATGGTGCTATTCATAGCTACCGACAAGCTATTG AAGTAAATAGGAGAGATTATAGAGCATGGTATGGATTGGGTCAAAcgtacgaaatattaaaaatgtcattttatgcgatttattattataaacaagcCCAACTTTTGAGACCACATGACAGTAGAATGGTACTAGCTTTAGGAGAAGCGTACGAAAAGCAAGATAAAATACAAGACGCACTCAAATGTTACTATAAAGCATGTAATGTTGGTGACATTGAAGGAATGGCGTTATTAAAGTTGGCTAC ATTGTACGAAAAATTGGGTGAACACTATAGCGCAGCAGCAGCTTACACTGAGTTCGTAATGGACGAGACGAGAAATGCGGATAGAGCCGACTTAAGTCACGCGTACAAATATTTGACACAGTATCATTTGAAACGTGACCAATTAGATCAAGCCAACCATTACGCTCGAAAATGTTTACAATTCGATGAAACGAAAGAGGAAGCTAGGACATTGCTGAGAACGATAGCTCAAAAGAGGGTAAAAGTGGAAGAAACTTCGATGGTG ATAGAAGATATGAACGAAACGGATCCTGTTATAGAACAAGGAGAACGAACGGATGCAACTCCCGGAAATCAATTATCACCGATGAATTTATCATTTATGCCTACACCATGA
- the LOC116433540 gene encoding uncharacterized protein LOC116433540 isoform X3 produces the protein MHSSTRQQDATVTSERGSAKSGSKRYSPFQRESSRKDSRAEEQTVIMTSSDSLHSISGGIIESGIKYIMFPLHLLRFCLFGINSVSGKLTAPKKDQEATDSTTNSKEKETKEKKTSDKEDKYAKDDGTTDRRSKEDSKEHQGNSESGSHSKTENEELDERDSKKRRKSDDEEFKDACVRIEDDSDSSNDQWSSASSTMIMNMSLDHDNIDKCTTFSALEEPMDVSIEELIYEKPHTVTQSSRNGYSVENMFNSTPWFYGEEDSNLSVDEEIARIFQKQCTSSEEENSYSHSKTSSKRDKAKENNFLSHRKRNGSAGALDSKKPEEVDKERRRKTPSDIVYTKRKASQDYDRNEKHRDRKNDAKPREEKRSSRQEPSSKSKTKSSKSPVKHKESKRKDVKYKEIATQTDSAFSDDDVEMVPVDMKLLEKQFYCKSAAHRSHPNLYQNREMEHDLNYVADNEDSTDGLTRNTRLRISSCSTSSSSTDLGFDEQVSATPDADMRTGRWNGNAADTINPFRICSRAPPGFPELPQNPPLSYKPTDWEEFKLTSSINNYCTPTVPTSGTVPRAPSPMRHLYYDYPEFMDLPHIVKSSNISNNITSNYYR, from the exons ATGCACTCGTCAACG AGACAACAGGACGCCACGGTTACAAGCGAGCGAGGATCAGCGAAGTCTGGAAGCAAACGCTACAGTCCTTTTCAACGGGAATCGTCAAGGAAAGATTCAAGGGCCGAGGAACAGACGGTGATAATGACTTCGTCCGACAGCCTGCACTCGATAAGCGGCGGTATCATCGAAAGTGGCATCAAATACATTATGTTCCCGCTGCATCTCTTACGTTTCTGCTTGTTTGGGATCAATTCGGTGTCCGGGAAGCTTACAGCGCCTAAGAAGGACCAAGAAGCGACCGATTCGACGACAAATAGCAAGGAAAAGGAAACTAAGGAAAAAAAGACTAGCGACAAAGAAGATAAATATGCGAAAGACGACGGAACTACGGATAGAAGATCTAAGGAAGATTCTAAGGAGCATCAAGGAAACTCGGAGTCTGGTTCCCATTCGAAAACCGAAAACGAAGAGCTCGATGAAAGGGATTCGAAGAAGAGACGTAAAAGCGACGATGAAGAGTTCAAAGATGCGTGTGTTCGCATCGAAGATGATTCTGATTCTTCCAACGATCAATGGAGTAGCGCGAGCAGTACGATGATCATGAACATGTCGCTGGATCACGACAACATTGACAAATGTACGACGTTCTCTGCCTTGGAGGAACCGATGGATGTATCGATAGAAGAACTCATTTATGAGAAACCTCACACTGTGACACAATCGTCGCGGAACGGTTACTCCGTTGAGAATATGTTCAACAGTACACCGTGGTTCTACGGCGAGGAAGATAGCAACTTGTCGGTGGACGAAGAGATCGCAAGAATCTTTCAGAAACAGTGCACTTCGTCCGAGGAAGAGAACTCGTATTCCCACAGCAAAACATCTTCGAAGCGCGACAAAGCGAAggagaataattttctttcgcaCAGAAAAAGGAACGGTTCTGCCGGTGCGTTGGACTCGAAGAAGCCGGAAGAAGTTGACAAAGAACGGAGAAGGAAAACGCCTTCCGATATTGTTTATACGAAAAGAAAAGCGTCGCAGGATTACGACAGGAACGAGAAGCATAGGGACCGCAAGAATGATGCGAAACCGCGCGAAGAGAAACGTTCCTCCAGGCAGGAGCCTTCGAGTAAATCGAAAACGAAATCCTCGAAAAGCCCGGTCAAACATAAGGAGTCGAAACGGAAAGACGTCAAGTACAAGGAGATAGCTACTCAAACCGACAGTGCCTTTTCGGACGATGACGTTGAAATGGTCCCGGTTGATATGAAATTgcttgaaaaacaattttactgCAAGAGCGCGGCTCACCGATCGCATCCCAATCTCTATCAG AACAGGGAAATGGAGCACGACTTAAATTACGTGGCAGACAACGAGGATTCAACTGACGGATTGACGAGGAACACGCGTCTACGAATTTCATCATGCAGCACGTCATCCTCTTCCACGGACCTCGGTTTCGACGAACAGGTATCGGCGACTCCAGACGCGGATATGAGGACAGGGCGTTGGAATGGAAACGCAGCCGACACGATTAACCCTTTTCGAATATGCAGCCGTGCCCCGCCAGGTTTTCCTGAATTACCGCAGAATCCGCCGTTGTCTTATAAACCTACTGACTGGGAAGAATTTAAGTTAACATCctcgataaataattattgcacTCCAACCGTTCCAACGTCAGGTACAGTACCACGGGCTCCCTCGCCTATGAGACATCTGTATTACGATTATCCTGAATTCATGGATCTTCCTCATATTGttaaatcttcaaatatttcaaataatattacaagtaACTATTACCGGTGA
- the LOC116433540 gene encoding uncharacterized protein LOC116433540 isoform X2: MRDERRRNIQRQQDATVTSERGSAKSGSKRYSPFQRESSRKDSRAEEQTVIMTSSDSLHSISGGIIESGIKYIMFPLHLLRFCLFGINSVSGKLTAPKKDQEATDSTTNSKEKETKEKKTSDKEDKYAKDDGTTDRRSKEDSKEHQGNSESGSHSKTENEELDERDSKKRRKSDDEEFKDACVRIEDDSDSSNDQWSSASSTMIMNMSLDHDNIDKCTTFSALEEPMDVSIEELIYEKPHTVTQSSRNGYSVENMFNSTPWFYGEEDSNLSVDEEIARIFQKQCTSSEEENSYSHSKTSSKRDKAKENNFLSHRKRNGSAGALDSKKPEEVDKERRRKTPSDIVYTKRKASQDYDRNEKHRDRKNDAKPREEKRSSRQEPSSKSKTKSSKSPVKHKESKRKDVKYKEIATQTDSAFSDDDVEMVPVDMKLLEKQFYCKSAAHRSHPNLYQNREMEHDLNYVADNEDSTDGLTRNTRLRISSCSTSSSSTDLGFDEQVSATPDADMRTGRWNGNAADTINPFRICSRAPPGFPELPQNPPLSYKPTDWEEFKLTSSINNYCTPTVPTSGTVPRAPSPMRHLYYDYPEFMDLPHIVKSSNISNNITSNYYR, from the exons ATGCGTGACGAACGACGAAGAAATATACAG AGACAACAGGACGCCACGGTTACAAGCGAGCGAGGATCAGCGAAGTCTGGAAGCAAACGCTACAGTCCTTTTCAACGGGAATCGTCAAGGAAAGATTCAAGGGCCGAGGAACAGACGGTGATAATGACTTCGTCCGACAGCCTGCACTCGATAAGCGGCGGTATCATCGAAAGTGGCATCAAATACATTATGTTCCCGCTGCATCTCTTACGTTTCTGCTTGTTTGGGATCAATTCGGTGTCCGGGAAGCTTACAGCGCCTAAGAAGGACCAAGAAGCGACCGATTCGACGACAAATAGCAAGGAAAAGGAAACTAAGGAAAAAAAGACTAGCGACAAAGAAGATAAATATGCGAAAGACGACGGAACTACGGATAGAAGATCTAAGGAAGATTCTAAGGAGCATCAAGGAAACTCGGAGTCTGGTTCCCATTCGAAAACCGAAAACGAAGAGCTCGATGAAAGGGATTCGAAGAAGAGACGTAAAAGCGACGATGAAGAGTTCAAAGATGCGTGTGTTCGCATCGAAGATGATTCTGATTCTTCCAACGATCAATGGAGTAGCGCGAGCAGTACGATGATCATGAACATGTCGCTGGATCACGACAACATTGACAAATGTACGACGTTCTCTGCCTTGGAGGAACCGATGGATGTATCGATAGAAGAACTCATTTATGAGAAACCTCACACTGTGACACAATCGTCGCGGAACGGTTACTCCGTTGAGAATATGTTCAACAGTACACCGTGGTTCTACGGCGAGGAAGATAGCAACTTGTCGGTGGACGAAGAGATCGCAAGAATCTTTCAGAAACAGTGCACTTCGTCCGAGGAAGAGAACTCGTATTCCCACAGCAAAACATCTTCGAAGCGCGACAAAGCGAAggagaataattttctttcgcaCAGAAAAAGGAACGGTTCTGCCGGTGCGTTGGACTCGAAGAAGCCGGAAGAAGTTGACAAAGAACGGAGAAGGAAAACGCCTTCCGATATTGTTTATACGAAAAGAAAAGCGTCGCAGGATTACGACAGGAACGAGAAGCATAGGGACCGCAAGAATGATGCGAAACCGCGCGAAGAGAAACGTTCCTCCAGGCAGGAGCCTTCGAGTAAATCGAAAACGAAATCCTCGAAAAGCCCGGTCAAACATAAGGAGTCGAAACGGAAAGACGTCAAGTACAAGGAGATAGCTACTCAAACCGACAGTGCCTTTTCGGACGATGACGTTGAAATGGTCCCGGTTGATATGAAATTgcttgaaaaacaattttactgCAAGAGCGCGGCTCACCGATCGCATCCCAATCTCTATCAG AACAGGGAAATGGAGCACGACTTAAATTACGTGGCAGACAACGAGGATTCAACTGACGGATTGACGAGGAACACGCGTCTACGAATTTCATCATGCAGCACGTCATCCTCTTCCACGGACCTCGGTTTCGACGAACAGGTATCGGCGACTCCAGACGCGGATATGAGGACAGGGCGTTGGAATGGAAACGCAGCCGACACGATTAACCCTTTTCGAATATGCAGCCGTGCCCCGCCAGGTTTTCCTGAATTACCGCAGAATCCGCCGTTGTCTTATAAACCTACTGACTGGGAAGAATTTAAGTTAACATCctcgataaataattattgcacTCCAACCGTTCCAACGTCAGGTACAGTACCACGGGCTCCCTCGCCTATGAGACATCTGTATTACGATTATCCTGAATTCATGGATCTTCCTCATATTGttaaatcttcaaatatttcaaataatattacaagtaACTATTACCGGTGA